A section of the Terriglobales bacterium genome encodes:
- a CDS encoding sensor histidine kinase, whose product MFSHFESHVSNELSSVPVQAKAGSTAEELGLSGRLIALAEEERKHLARELHDDIGQRLSLLAVELDLLTVEQDCAGSVRDKLNQALAEIKELATDVHNLSHRLHSSKLQHLGLPIALKEVCRQMAGQHRIAIDLQADNITPILPEDVSLCLYRVAQEALSNAVKHSQSKRVEVRLKASNGRVLLQIKDFGIGFDPAMQIGGLGLATMQERLRMIGGTLSIQSIPGIGTELIAEARTEFVRDAISAA is encoded by the coding sequence ATGTTCTCCCACTTCGAGTCGCACGTTTCAAACGAACTGAGTTCCGTTCCTGTGCAGGCGAAAGCAGGCTCCACCGCTGAAGAACTAGGTCTAAGCGGCCGGTTAATCGCCCTGGCGGAAGAAGAACGCAAGCATCTTGCGCGAGAGTTACACGACGACATCGGCCAGCGTCTCTCGTTGCTCGCAGTCGAGCTGGACCTTCTAACAGTTGAGCAGGACTGTGCAGGTTCAGTCCGTGACAAATTGAATCAGGCCCTGGCCGAAATAAAAGAGTTAGCCACGGATGTTCACAACTTGTCGCATCGGTTGCACTCTTCAAAGCTCCAGCATCTTGGCCTTCCAATTGCCTTGAAGGAAGTCTGCAGGCAGATGGCAGGCCAACACCGCATAGCGATCGATCTTCAAGCTGACAACATCACCCCGATTTTGCCCGAGGATGTTTCCCTGTGCTTGTACCGCGTGGCACAAGAGGCCCTTAGCAACGCCGTGAAGCACAGCCAATCGAAACGCGTTGAAGTGCGCCTCAAAGCCAGCAATGGAAGAGTCTTGCTACAAATCAAGGACTTCGGCATCGGATTCGATCCTGCAATGCAAATCGGTGGACTGGGGCTAGCCACGATGCAGGAGCGCCTGCGCATGATCGGCGGAACACTGTCCATACAGTCCATTCCGGGAATCGGAACGGAACTTATTGCAGAGGCAAGGACGGAATTTGTGCGAGACGCAATCAGCGCTGCGTAG